Proteins encoded within one genomic window of Bemisia tabaci chromosome 2, PGI_BMITA_v3:
- the Arfip gene encoding arfaptin-2, with amino-acid sequence MKKMEENSRSKMRDSTTIHENSSSILPESTPSRSPRSTEMTASISLGNLSGKTSKASSSLISPQNGDSQWHKNSPSKIVSIKNWSISTYKCTKQLMYEKFGKSSRTMDTELENQIEGLRDTQKKYANILRLVRTMTSHFYHVVQTQHLMGEAFSDLAQKSPELQEEFLYNSETQRNLMKNGEVLLSALHFFISSVNTLCNKTIEDTLLTVRQYETARIEYDAYRTDLELLVQASSSETNSERLEKAQTNFERHKMDFEKLRADVVVKLKFLDENRVKVMHKQLLLFHNAISAYFSGNQQALEATLKQFNVKVRPPNSALPSWLEQ; translated from the exons atgaaaaagatggaagaaaattcaagaagTAAAATGCGGGATTCGACAACAATTCATGAAAACAGCAGTTCGATCCTACCAGAATCAACTCCATCCCGATCTCCAAGAAGTACTGAAATGACAGCATCCATATCGCTTGGAAATCTATCAG GAAAAACCAGTAAAGCATCATCCAGCCTCATATCTCCTCAGAATGGTGACTCCCAATGGCACAAAAACTCCCCCTCAAAAATCGTGTCCATCAAAAACTGGAGTATATCAACATACAAGTGCACTAAACAACTCATGTATGAAAAATTTGGTAAATCCTCCAGAACTATGGATACAG AACTAGAGAACCAGATAGAAGGATTACGTGACACCCAGAAGAAGTACGCAAATATTTTGAGGCTTGTTCGAACCATGACCAGTCATTTTTACCATGTTGTCCAAACACAG cATTTAATGGGCGAAGCCTTTTCAGACTTGGCGCAGAAATCACCAGAATTACAAGAGGAATTCTTGTATAACTCAGAAACTCagcgaaatttgatgaaaaatggcGAAGTACTTCTAAGtgcattacatttttttatatcatCAGTGAACACACTGTGCAATAAAACCATTGAAGATACACTTCTCACTGTTCGTCAGTATGAAACTGCAAG AATTGAATACGATGCTTACCGTACGGACCTGGAACTGCTGGTTCAAGCAAGTAGTTCAGAGACGAACAGTGAACGGTTAGAGAAAGCACAGACAAATTTTGAACGCCACAAAATGGATTTTGAGAAATTACGAGCTGATGTTGTCGTCAAACTCAAATTCCTCGATGAAAATAGG GTTAAAGTTATGCATAAACAGCTCCTCCTGTTCCATAACGCCATCTCTGCATATTTTTCTGGAAACCAACAAGCTTTAGAGGCAACCCTCAAACAGTTCAACGTGAAAGTCAGACCACCGAATTCAGCCTTACCCTCTTGGTTGGAGCAATAA